In Sesamum indicum cultivar Zhongzhi No. 13 linkage group LG8, S_indicum_v1.0, whole genome shotgun sequence, the sequence TTCGCTTGAGGATGACCGACTGCTGTGaagttttattgaatttttaattcctTCAGCCAAGTCGTAATTTGCTTTCCTTGGAATTGTGTGTCATTCTTTGATATTAGGATCCTTGGTACCCCAAACTTGCaggttatattttttcaaataaaattgatcatcTCCCTTTTAGATATTCTAGCTACTGCTTCTGCCTCCACCCATTTGGAAAAATAGTCAATTGCGACCACGATGAACTTCTTCTGAGCTTTAGCTGGAGGGAAAGGTCTTAAGATATCGATTCCCTATTGGTCGAATGAGCATGCGATCTGAATTGGTTTTATTGGGGTTGTGGGTGCGTGCGTTTGTGAAGCATATTTTTGATAGCTCTCACACTTTTGAACTAATTCTTTCTCATAATAGGCCAAACTTGTCTTGCTATCTTTTGTGCTAGCGAGCTTGCACCCGAACGATTACCAAAGTTTCCTTCGTGAATCTCTATCATCACATATTTTGTCTGGTCATAGTTCAGACACTTCAACAATGGTCCTTCTATGGATCTTTTATATAGATCCGATCTAATCAAGGTAAATCTGGTATACCTGAATTTTAGTCTCCTAGCTTGTGCAGGATTGTCAGGTGGAACTCCTTCTTTGAGATAGTGCATGACTTCATCTTTTCGTGGGCATGATGGTTCGACTGTATTGACTTCCCAACTTTCTGAGATCGTCGGTCGATCTTTTACCATAACggtaactttttaatttttgattcCTAATAAGAGAgctccaaatttcaaaagtgaGTCAGCCCTATCATTTTCGCATCTTTGGATTTGCTGAATTGAGCAATTATCAAATTGTTCCATCAAGgattttacctttttgtgATACATCGTCATGGATTTTTCCTTGGTTTCGTAAGTTCCATCAATCTGCATCGCCACGAGTTGTGAATTAGTAATACTTCCAATATTTTTGCTTTAGCTTCGTAGGCTAACTCTAGTCCCAGGATCAGGGCATTATACTCTGCCTCATTGTTGGTCGTGGAGAAAGATAGCCTAGTAGCGATCTCTATCTCTATTCCTTTTGGCCCTTGGATCAGGATCTCGGCTCCTCCATTGTTGGCGTTCGATGATCCGTCTAAATGTAACATCCAGGTATCAATTTCTGGGGTTGGTTCACCTGCTAATTCCATTACGAAATCTGCTAGGATTTTTCCCTTCTCAGTTGTTCTGGCTTGGTATTCAATATCATATTCACCGAGCTAAATCGTCCGTTTCACTAATCTTCCAAAAGCTTCGGGTCGGTGCCACAGTATGCTTTTGAGTGGCTGATTTGTTAATACCACGACTTTGTGGGATTGGAAATAAGGTCGTAATCTCTGAGCTATTACCACTAGGGCTAAGATAAATTTTTCGATAACAGTGTACCTCTTTTCGGACCCTTGTAGCATCTTACTGACGTAATAAACtggattttggatttttttgtcCTCTCTTACAAACACAGAACGAACCGCATTTTCTGATACTGCTAAATACAGATATAACGTGTCTCCTACCTTCGGGTTCGCCAACAACGGTGGTGATCTCAAATAATCTTTGAGTTCTTGGAATGCTTTTTCGCACTCATCCATCTATTTGaattcttttgcttttctcaaaattttaaagaaatgcaaattttTATCTGCTGATCTAGAAATAAATCGATTGAGTGATGTGATCTTACCAGTCAGTTTTTAGACTTCTTTTGTTGAGGCCGGTGATTTCAGTTGTAGGATCGCTTCAATTTTTTTCGGGTTGGCCTCTATTCCTCGGCTGCTTACCATGTATCCTAAAAATTTGCCACCTCCCATACCAAATGCACTTACTTGGGTTGAGCTTGATCCCATATGTTCTCATAATGGCGAAAGTCGCTTCTAGGTGTGACAAGTGGTTTTCCGGTTGCTGGCTTTTGACTCGCATGTCATCTACATACACCTCCATCGTCTTTCCTATCTGGTCTTTAAACATCCTGTTCACGAGTCTTTGGTGTGTGACACCTGCATTTTTTAGTTCGAAAGGCATTacattatagtaaaaaataccTTGCTCAGTTACAAAGGATGTTTTGCTTCGATCTTCCTTCGCTATAAAGATCTAATGATATCCCTAGTATGCATCAATCATTGAAAAAAGTTCGTACCCTGCTGTCGAATCCACTAATAAATCAATTCTTGGTAACGGATATGGATCTTTGGGGCACTCTTTACTTAGGTCTGTAAAGTCGATGCACATTCTCCATTTCCCGGATGACTTTGGTACCACCACCACATTTGATAGCCAATCCGTATATTGAACCTCAGAAATGTACCATGCATTCAACAATTTGCTGACCTCATCGTTAATAATGTGATGCTTTCAACCCCCaacatccttttcttttgttgaacTGGTAGTATGGTGGGATCGACATTCAGCCGATGAACTATCACTTCTGGGTTTATCGCTTTGAAATCCAAAGGATTCCATGCGAACATGTCTATATTGCTGTGAAGGAATGCGATCATCATCGTTTGTAATCCTCTCTCCATCCTTGATCCTCTTTTGGTCGTTCTTGTTAGATCTCCTTGTACTAGCTCAATTTCCTTATGTTCCTCGATGTGCTCTATTCTCTCAATTCTCCTATTTTCCCATTCATTCTCGTTTGATTTAGTGAacttcctcttcttttcaatTGTCTCTCCCTTTTTTAGGGACACGTTGTAGCACCTCTTAGCCTCCCCTTGGTCTGCACGGTGAAGTTGGCAATGTCCATTTTGATAACCATGGGGTCGTTGTCCTCCCCTACCCTTTCTCTCGCATCATGAGCTCCGAAAGTGATTTCTGACTCCGGTGTTATGTTCAGGATTTGCCTATTTTTGAAcgaccattttttttttcgaacttTTTCCTCGATCTCTAGCAGTATCCAGCTGCTGAGCCTCCTACTATAGTATGTATGATGCCTTTCACAGGCGCATTCTCCCTCATTCTCTAGTCTCCCATCATTTCATTTTCCAGGTCTTCTTTCTTGAACTCATCTATCTGTTTTCCCAGCAAAGCGATCTGCTTTGATACACTGTCCACTTTTGCTCGTGAAATAGCAAGTTCTCTAAGATGGCTTTTATCTCGACTGCTCGACCCGACCTCAGAAGGTGGGCGTCAACCTCTATCTGCTTTCCTTTTACTCGTTGCTGACATTTTTTCTTGctctttttctccaaataattttcttttggtggCTTCTTTCTCGATGGGTGTTGTGGTTCCACGTTCGTAAGCCACAATCGCATTCCGTCCTGCTTCCTCCATCATCTGTTGTAGTTCCATCCTTGTAAACTGAATAGTCCACTCAGTTGTTCCTAGTGTCGTCTCCAATCCAGGAATATTTCCTCCTAAGTCCCCTTTCATGTTTCTCAGGATACTTAAGAATGtattcccacagacggcgccaactgacCCGCCTCAGAAAATAAGACCACGAGCGATGACCTCGTTGCCCTATATTTGTCAAACGAATCAATGGAACCTGAGAATCACAAAAGACAATCAGGCTAGTCGAGTTCGTCCCCGACGATAACCCTCCGACGCCCAAGTTAGGTCTAAGGATAGAGTGAAGagcgtttttttttttttttagtacaGAATTGCGTTACCTCTTTAATGAATCGAGTcctcttatttataagatagcttataatatatatggtaTGTGCTCGTGTCATGATCTCATGCTGCATATCGGCTGGTTCTACGCTGATGATACTTTCAGATCGCGCGGCGGCTAATCCTCCTGGATCTTGGCCGTATATCTTGTcagaagattttattattcgCTGAATTCTTGCCATAATAAAGTGCttacaaacaaaaataccCATAATATCCTTAATGAAGGATTTTCGTCTTTTAGTAATTCACTCCTATCATGTGGAAAGACCCTTGGTTGCCTCGTCCGTCTACTTTCCTTCCAGTTACCCAGCAAAGCCAATTCTTTACAGATTTGCGAGTTAGGGATCTCTTAGATGATGGCAATATATAAGTGATGGAATGAAGGGCTCATTGATGGATTGTTTGGTGACCCCGAGCTTGTGGCTGCTCGTATGGCTCGTTATTAAAACCACGTATGATGTgttctcattttcaattttcgaCTTTCAACATAAAAACTGTGTATTTTTAACTTTGCACTTTGGGTGACAATGAGAATATGCTAATTTGAATTAGATGATAAGATTGTATCTTATATTATTAGTCATTTTAAATGGCATTCTCTTttaaggttaattacactttgaccctttcataaaaaaaaattgcaattttttgaaaaaaaaccTTTTTAAATTCCTGTTTACAATCGTACCAGTTTTATTAGggtttgacaaaaaaattaatatcaacaaaaaacttacaaatatttcaattttacctctcattaaaaattatgtatggTTTATTCACAAAAACATCCTAATAATACTTCTATACAGTACAAAAATACAACGTTTAACCATGACTAATCGTcatagttaaaataaaaagaggcgtaacaaatagttattgaccgTTGCATGGTTGTGGTATCTGTGAGGGTGACTAAAACATTAGCCAtggcaaataactttttttttttttggaaaatctatatttttgcatcaattttatttaatcatggtcaataaaacttatttatcacaattatagtccatagctattaaaattgtagccaatagtcatttttttctaatgataCTTGAAAGGAGGTAAATATAACATAcatattgttaaaatattattccctaattattattatcgaATAAAAAGTAGCCACCGATGATAAAAAATCTAACCatatcattaataaaatatatataatgttgaacaaaacacaaaattagaagttcatatatatatatatatttttgctaatgtcAGCATTTTACTTTACGGTtataaattaagataattCTAGCACGGGATGCaagtgtaattaaaaaaatagcaaaaaaatttaatttcgtatttttagaTCGAGTTTAAGTGCAATTGTCccaattttttatccaaatattttaataatttttttttaaaaataagatctaacatcttaaattcaaaaatatttgataagatGTATAAACTTACGTGATCTTATAAATAAGGTCATCCAGACACCTGTCTCTCAGTCTTGGGACTCATGACATTTTTAGGAAGCTCGTGAACGCAAATATGTAAAACGTGATATTTTTTGAGCAATTCATACAAAATCGCTACCTTtcttacattaatttttttctagtgaattCATGAACACATTTATCATAACTGTAGCAATATGTTTACGATAATTTTTATCAGTAACTAAAAGTATTACGATTGATAATCAttattgttttgtattttgtttataatttttaatttttattataataaataattatgtttgttattctattaaattaatactactGTGTATACTGGTCCACAGAGCCCAATCCTGATTACAGCAGCCAAGAGGCTCTTCTCTCAACTTCTATAAGTATGCACCCATTTCCTTATCAACACCTAACACTACTTCACATAGCACTACTTCACATAACActacatctctctctctctctctctccacagTAATCGCTTCCACAAATGGCATCAGCAAATGCTTTGACCTTTAAAGTCACAAGGCAGAACCCAGAGCTGATCCCTCCGGCGAAACCCACGCCCCACGAACTCAAACCCCTCTCCGATATCGACGATCAAGAGGGCCTCCGCTTCCAAATCCCCCTCATCCAGTTCTACCGGAGAAACCCCGCAATGAACCGAAAAGATCCCGTCATGGTTATCCGCGACGCCCTGGCCAGGGCATTGGTTTTCTACTACCCGTTTGCCGGGCGGTTGAGGGAGGCGGCCGGCAGGAAGCTGGTGGTGGAGTGCACGGGCGAGGGCGTTCTGTTTATTGAGGCAGACGCGGACGTGACGCTGCAGCAGTTCGGCGACGCCTCCGGTGGAGTGGTGAACTGTCCTCTGTTGCTTATTCAGGTATATATGTCAGTCTCGTGTGGGGTTAATGCATGAGTAAGCTTAATTTCCTTGTGTGGTCAGATAAGgttcatcatatattttaattcatttaatatatgcatattatatttaaaaattatattatttattttatttaaaaaaattgttaacatattatgtatatattataaaaataaaaactataataaattctaaaataaaaattttaaaaaaattactcattgtttattatatatatacacatattcaTATATCGatattaatatagaaaaaaagcTTTTAAAATGGCCATAATCAATCACATACAAAGTTTagaccattttttttttatttgcaaaacaaaaaaaggttaagttttattttatataaaaaattggaggTATTCATCTGCAGGTCACGCGTTTAAGATGTGGTGGGTTTATCTTTGCTCTCCGCCTCAACCACACAATGAGTGACGCTGATGGGATTGTTCAATTTATGGCCGCCGTCGGCGAGCTCGCACGGGGCGCTGAAATGCCTTCCGTTCTACCAGTTTGGCAAAGAGACCTCCTAAACGCACGTGATCCGCCTCACGTGTGCTGCACGCACCATGAGTATGATGACGTACCGGACACCAAGGGAACCCTCATACCACTAGACGACATGGTCCACCGCTCCTTCTTCTTCGGCGTAGCCGAGATCTCTTCCCTCCGACGACTCCTCCCATCACACCTCCGCTCTTGCACCACCTTTGAACTTTTGGCAGCTTGTGTCTGGCGCTGCCGCACAATCGCGATCTCTCCAGACCCTAATGAAGAGGTCAGATTCCTATGCATCGTGAACTCTCGCAAGAGATTTAATCCGCCACTCCCCGCTGGATACTACGGCAATGCCTTTGCGTTTCCCGCAGCCATTTCCACTGCCGAAAAGTTATCCAAAAACCCCCTAGGTTATGCGTTGGAGTTGGTGAGGAAGACGAAAGCCGACGTAACAGAGGAGTACATGAAATCAGTTGCGGATCTGATGGTGATCAGAGGGCGCCCATTTTTCACTGTGGTGCGAACTTATCTGGTCTCTAATGTGATTCATGCGGGCTTTGGAGATGTGGACTTCGGGTGGGGCAATGCGGCATATGGCGGGCCGGCGAAAGGCGGCATCGATCCAGTTCTCGGCGTTGTGAGTTTTTACGTAGCTTCTAAGAATAACAAGGGTGAGAATGGAATCGTGGTTCCCATCTGCTTAGCGGCGAACGCAATGGAAGTATTTGTAAAAGAGCTTGAGAAGATGCTGAagagagatgatgatgatcagaGGGCTGTTCGGAAAGATTCCATTTTTATGTCATCGAAGCTATGAAATTGATAACTACTATATATCACTCTTTGTGTTGTCCTGTGCTTGACAGAGATACAGCGTATATAGATGTACAAGGGATTCTTTGCATGTTTTGTGAGATGGGAGTGCTTGAGagtaataatgttaaaaaaaaaggttaatgTAGAGGTGCTTATAAAAAGAGTTGGGCTTTATAacttatttgtaaaattttctaagtatGTTGTTAGGGGGGTAAAATTTAGgttaaaatgcaataaaactcgttgtattttaaaaagttagcaCAAtacattcttttgttttgaaaatagcTAAAAACTCCTTCCTGGCTTATTTTAGTCAGTTCACTtgcttttttttcaaaatagcaCCAACAatgttacattttttttcctgtcTGACaattacactacaaaaatCAGAGGAATTTGGGACGGATCGACAGATCGTTCCAGAGTCCGTTGCATATTAAAACGGGTATTGGAACACAATAGGAACCGAACTTGATAGATGACGTCGTGATCCCcgtttttttttatggattatattttttaaccgGCCAAATCGTGCTAAAAtgtattccaaataaataattacaaaagccGTTTCGAACCCCTTTCAAACATAGTAAGGATAAATGGTTACAACTCTATTTTGAacacattattaaaattaaggaCGGTCTTGTATTGACCATTCGTATGTGAAATAACTGATGTCTAAAAGATGATAgttagtaaatatttttcaaaataaggtATAATTTGAAACAGTTTTAAGTACGCACCTAAGCAATTATGcgaaaaatcgttcctaattatgagttttacttaAGATGGAATATATTACAATGACGTCcgttttgttgttttattaatattgtattactAAAATccttccaaaaaaatataacggCTATAATTCAACGGGCCAAAAAACCATTTTTAATTTCGGTCCAATGACTGtttcaaattgtaaaataacTGCTACTTTTAAACGGCTAAATATGTGTTTTAgacttttctatatatatatgttcctcTCTATCCATTTAATTCActatcttcttccatttttcttattttctcaatctctctcgaacttttttgatctctcactatcccactaatatttttatactcttGTTCGTCAATATCTCTTGAATTATCGTTGATAtatgaagttattttgatcaggtaacaaGTTTAACCTTTTGTTCGTCaatatgttatatttgttgtaattttatcaattaaatttaatattataataatataattacatatgatgtgtgtgtgtgtgtaggaaTCATCATCATGTTAAGACAGTTGGGGAGATAGATATATGTGAAGAACCTGCCGAGTAGGGCGGGCCTTACTCCGGAGTTTGAGAATGTtgttgctacatttatagaatggGTCAAGTCTCAACATGTATATATGGAtagtgagaaaattaaatgtcAGTGTAGGaagtaaaaaaatgaagttttcaaaatcacaaacgaggtaaattttgacttgcatatgaaagattttatgccggaatattataattggacttctcatggcgAGGACAAGGTGcaggagtattttgaggccATCAACACGGCCCCTTTGtaggaggagcaaactcccGTTTCTCATGAGGTGGAGGGTACGAGTACGCACTTGGGTGATACGGCGCAGATGGATTAGGCATAGAGGATGGTTGTTGATGCCGTAGAGCCGATTTTCTAGTGTTTTAATTATAACCAAGATGGTGTGTCTAATAATGGTAAAGGTCGTGTTCTACTAATGTAGTGCCTAGTTCATATTGCAGTGCGGGCTCCTATGATTATGTGTCTAGGCTGGCAGATTGGATCACGATGTACATGCTGTAGAGGAGCCATTACAGAACAGTtacacccaatctcaattgggggctgttgctgagttggtgaatatgAAGGCCGAGGGCCATATTTCTCAGCATATATATGATCGAATATCCCAGTAAGCTAATCATATATTGCTCCGCGATCACACCCTCTCCGTGGATTACCATAGTACAAAGAAGTTTATAACAAACTTGGATTTACCTGTTAAGAGATTGATGCATGTAAGAATGGTTGCATGTTGTGTTGGAAGGACGATATTAATCTAGACTACTGCAAGTTTTATGCAGAAGCTGGATACAAGCCTACCAGGGAGCAAAATCCTAACTGCAAGAAGACTCCATATgccattcttaggtacctgctGATTATCCCTTGCCTGCAGAGGTTGTATGCTTCAAAAGCGATTGTCGAGCAAATGACATGGCATGCCAACCATCAAACGGAGGAGGGATCAATGTACCGTTCGTGTGATGCAGAGGCATAGGGACATTTTGACCGAACATATCCCATTTTGAAGCAAAGCCTCGTAATGTTAGACTGGCTTTGTGCACGGATGGGTTCGCACCATACGGGCTGTACGATCGTTCGTACTCATGTTGGCCCGTTATAGTTACACTGTACAATCTCCCATTGAATGTGCATAAGTTCTGAGTATATGTTCCTGACGATGGTGATCCTCGGTCCTTTCGATCCGGACGTCTCATCGATGTTTACCTGGAGTCGTTGATCGAGGAGTTGCAAAATTTGTGGCATGTGCTAAAGGATAACATGGTACAGCCCGGGAACGCAGTAGTGGAAGCATCTAGTAAAAAcgtataataacaaaaattaaaacacataaaataacGAATCCAAAGGGTGTACCCTTAGAGTTCCGGGGTGTTTGAtgtataatgaaataaaacgAACATTAGACTgatgtaaaaaatcataagaacCGAAAATTAAAGAGGATAAAAACGATACATTCATTTTCTTCGTTCGGTTAAAATATTCTTCACTTAAAGCTCCAATGCAGGAACTATCTAATTCGTTCACACCACAACAGAGTCGGGATCTCAATGTTCTCTTTGCTAaaagagaacaagagaaaatgcACATCAAGTGTGCAAGAGAGAGGGGGTGACCGAGAGCCTCTAGGAACGGGggattttttttggttgtgtaattatgatgatcaatattttaaaataattatgtatcatatatatatatatatatcttgtattgataattaagaatgtgtctagatacattctttATATGTACATGGtacatttctctttatttctaaTGTGTGCCATTCTAGCACGAGTCCAGAGTCCTTGGATCTTTGAGATGGATTTGGGCCACTGGAATAAAGATTCCTGAGaaggacctgcaaaacaaatgGTTAACACTCCAATGCTTAAGTCAATTCTAGATTAAGAgcagataaaaataaaaatgaatgacaatacaaaattatgataaagaTGAGAATTTAATAAGCAAGAGCATGATTTTAGAATGATAGGACAACAACAAGAGATAAAGTTCTTGAATCTGTCAGTCGGGGGTGGTTTGTTGGAGGGTACCCCCACTATTTATAGAAGAGGAGTTCCCCAGCAATAGGAGTCTTGTCGAGGCGAACCCGTCAGCTTTAGCGTAGAAGAGGAGTTCCCCAGCAATAGGAGTCTTGTCGAGGGGAATCCGTCAGCTTTAGCGAGAAAGGTGGGATCCTATAGAAAAGGATCCTCCTTATCTGTAACTTGGGCATCAAGTCTCCGAATGCATGGGGTCTCTTTCGTCGTGCACTCTACTATTTGGTGAGGAGTCTTTCAGGAGGAAGAGTTCCTCCCCTTGGGGGCACCTTCCTCCCTATCGGTTAACTTTGGGGGCTTCTAAATTGGGCTCTTTCTTTAGGCCAAATATGACAAAGTTAGCTTCCTTCTTCGACTAGGCTTTGATGCAGGGAGGGGGCCCTTCCGGCTGAGTTAGATGGACCTTGTCGGTGGGCTAGATGGGATTGTAGGAAGTCTCTTTCTTGGGCTGGGCATAGTGATTCGAACGGACCACCTTCTTCATGGGCTGATGGACCTTTTCCTTGGACTTGGTACTTCGTTTTGGGCCATGCTCATTATTcaatccccccccccccctctaaGGGCGATGGGGGcctttttctcctttctaAGGGTGATGGGTGCCTTTTCATCCTTAGAGTAGGAAATCTTGCTTCTTGAGGAGGGGGGCCTGTTTTTACTAGCAATGGAGGGAGATATCTTGTCCATTCTCAAACAGAAGACCCTAGTATTTATGGAAGGGAGGAACCCCTTGTCTACGCCTCTTTTCAGTTGCTGCAATCTCATCCTCATTGGAAAACGGAGTAGCACCTTTTGGCAGAGTGGTTTGACATCTATAATGATGGCGAAAAAGGCGCGTCCTCGAGGTAACTGCAGCACGCGTGTCTAGAGGCTTTGTCTTCACGCGTTAGTTAACTGCCTCTTAGTGGGGAGGTTACTAAGAACGTGGGTTAAAAACGCCTTCTTCAATTATCTTCTTTCCTCCTCTCACCAGGGCATCCATTACAGCCTCCATCCTTCTCTGTAAGTATTTCCTCATTCTCTCTCAATGTTCCTTTGCTTTAGAAAAATGTCTTCCTCTAGTGACTATGTACATTTTCTTAAGGAAATTCTTGGGGGTAATGATCCTTCAGAGGCAACTTCCAAGACGACGGGCCCTGCCCTACTTCGTTTTCGAAGAGGCCTGAGGAGGAGCTTGAGGCAGGCTAATGCTGCCGCTCGTCGCCTGATtaacgaagaagaagagggGGGAGAAAAGGAAGGGGAAGCTTCTTCCTTGAAAGAGGAGAGGGTGAGGCTCTTCCCAGAAGGGGTAGAGTCACCTGAATCGTCTTCTACGGAGAGGCCTTCTGGATCCCCCAAAGAGATGCCCTCGGTacaggaggaggaggaagaggaggagaagGTCCCTGAGTTGCCTTCTGACTTAGGGCCCTCCATCTTACGAACCTCCTCCATAGATCAGCTCCTCTGAGAATGTCATGTCCCCTCTGAGTTTGTAGAGTCTATGCTATTGCCTGTGGGTCGTCCTTTTCTTCCTCCCCctaattgtttatattttttcaccGCCCAACTAAGGTCAGGCCTTCGCTTCCCTGTCCCCTTATTGTATTCGGAAGTTATCCTTCTTTTCCGTGTCCCTCTAAATCAGTTGGTTTCGAAATCCTTCAAGATtttaaccaattttttttatagttctTCATTTTCATGGTTATCCTCTAACTGCACATGCCTTCGCTAAGTGTTATCGCCTTAAAAAGGCTGAGAAAGGATTCTTCTGCTTTGGCCCTCGTCCCGGAGTGTCTTTTCTGCATCTTTCTCATGCTCCGAATCACTGGaaagttagttatttttcatccatcctCCCCATGCTTGGTCCTTCCACTGGCAGTGGATTTTTGAGGTCCCTCCCTCTGTGGATGTAGGTCTAAGCCTGCAACCCTGTCTTCTTTACTAGAAGAACTGAATGCTTCTCCCTATGATTTTCGGTTCTTAGTAGATGAGATGTTGTTGGGGCATTTTGGGTTGGCTCCCTTGTCAGAGCATTTGGGGGTTTCTCTAGGTATCATTTCAAGTCTTTGGTTTCTCATcgctttcttttcttaatgtCATTTTGGGATGTTGATTTGTCTTATTTTGTTCTTGTGCAgagaatataatatttagtaaACTGAAATGGAACCAGGTGTTGGGGGGTTGTTTTGGGTGGACCTCCACTCCCAAATCTACCAAGGGAGCCCCTGCCTCCAGTGACTCCAAAGGTAAACGCCCTACCTCCTCCTTCTCTTTAGGCCCTGTAGCGGGTAGTTTCTCAAAGAAGCCTCGGACAGGCACACATTCTTCTCGC encodes:
- the LOC105167775 gene encoding benzyl alcohol O-benzoyltransferase-like translates to MASANALTFKVTRQNPELIPPAKPTPHELKPLSDIDDQEGLRFQIPLIQFYRRNPAMNRKDPVMVIRDALARALVFYYPFAGRLREAAGRKLVVECTGEGVLFIEADADVTLQQFGDASGGVVNCPLLLIQVTRLRCGGFIFALRLNHTMSDADGIVQFMAAVGELARGAEMPSVLPVWQRDLLNARDPPHVCCTHHEYDDVPDTKGTLIPLDDMVHRSFFFGVAEISSLRRLLPSHLRSCTTFELLAACVWRCRTIAISPDPNEEVRFLCIVNSRKRFNPPLPAGYYGNAFAFPAAISTAEKLSKNPLGYALELVRKTKADVTEEYMKSVADLMVIRGRPFFTVVRTYLVSNVIHAGFGDVDFGWGNAAYGGPAKGGIDPVLGVVSFYVASKNNKGENGIVVPICLAANAMEVFVKELEKMLKRDDDDQRAVRKDSIFMSSKL